From the genome of Coregonus clupeaformis isolate EN_2021a unplaced genomic scaffold, ASM2061545v1 scaf0095, whole genome shotgun sequence:
ccactttgaatatgcaaaatattttttcttgtgagacaaacaagaaataagacaaaaaaactgaaaacttcagcgtgcataactattaatccccccaaagtcaatactttgaagagccaccttttgcagcaattatagctgcaagtctcttggggtatgtctctataagcttggcacatctagccactgggatttttgcccattcttcaaggcaaaactgctccagctccttcaagttggatgggttctgctggtgtacagcaatctttaagtcataccacagattctcaattggattgacgtctgggctttgactaggccattccaagacattgaaatgtttcccattaaaccactcgagtgttgttcTAACAGTAtacttatggtcattgtcctgctggaaggtgaacctccgtcccagtctcaaatctctggaagactgaaacaggtttccctcaagaatttccctgtatttagcgccatccatcattccttcaattctgaccagtttcccagtccctgccgatgaaaaacatccccacagcatgatgctgccaccaccatgcttcactgtggggatggtgttctcggagtgatgagaggtgttgggtttgtgccagacatagcgttttccttgatggccaaaaagctcaattctagtctcatctgaccagactaccttcttccatatgtttggggagtttcccacatgccttttggcgaacacaaaacgtgtttgcttatttttttctttaagcagtggcttttttctggtcactcttccgtaaagtccagctctgtggagtgtacggcttaaagtggtcctatggacagatactccaatctctgttgtggagctttgcagctccttcagggttatctttgggttttattgttgcctctgattaatgccctccttgcctggtccatgagttttggtgggcggccctctcttggcaggtttgttgtgatgccatattctttcaattttttaataatggatttaatggtgctccgtgggatgttcaaagtttctgatatttttttataacccaaccctgatctgtacttctccacaactttgtccctgacctctttggagagctccttggtcttcatggtgccgcttgcttggtggtgccccttacttagtggtgttgcagactctggggcctttcagaacaggtatatacagtggggagaacaagtatttgatacactgccgattttgcaggttttcctacttacaaagcatgtagaggtctgtaatatttatcataggtacacttcaactgtgagagacggaatctaaaacaaaaatccagaaaatcacattttatgatttttaagtaattcatttgcattttattgcgtgacataagtatttgatacatcagaaacctttgtttgcaattacagagatcatacgtttcctgtaggtcttgaccaggtttgcacacactgcagcagggattttggcccactcctccatacagaccttcccatccatcctcccctcaatacgttgcagtcgtcctgtcccctttgcagaaaagcatccccaaagaatgatgtttccacctccatgcttcacggttgggatgttgttcttggggttgtactcatccttcttcttcctccaaacacggcgagtggagtttagaccaaaaagctctatttttgtctcatcagacatttacattttagtcatttagcagacgctcttatccagagcgacttacagttagtgaatacatattttttttatactgcccccccatgggaatcgaacccacaaccctggcgttgcaaacgccatgctctatcaactgagctacatccctgccggccattccctccaataccctggacgacgctgggccaattgtgcgccgcccatgagtctcccggtcgcggccggctgcgacagagcctggattcgaaccaggatctctagtggcacagttagcactgcgatgcagtgccttagaccactgcgccactcaggagacagacCACATGacgttctcccattcctcctctggatcatccagatggtcattggcaaacttcagacgggcctggacatgcactggcttgagcagggggaccttgcgtgcgctgtaggattttaatccatgacggcgtagtgtgttactaatggttttctttgagactgtggtcccagctctcttcaggtcattgaccaggtcctgccgtgtagttctgggctgatccctcaccttccttatgatcattgatgccccacgaggtgagatcttgcatggagccccagaccgagggtgattgaccggcatcttgaacttcttctctTTTCtcataattgcgccaacagttgttgccttctcaccaagctgcttgcctattgtcctgtatcccaccccagccttgtgcaggtctacaattttatccttgatgtccttacacagctctctggtcttggccattgtggagaggttggagtctgtttgattgagtgtgtggacaggtgtcttttatacaggtaacgagttcaaacaggtgcagttaatacaggtaatgagtggagaacaggagggcttcttaaagaaaaacgaataggtctgtgagagccggaattcttactggttggtaggtgatcaaatacttatgtcatgcaataaaatgcaaattaattacttaaaaatcatacaatgtgattttctggatttttgttttagattccgtctctcacagttgaagtgtacctatgataaaaattacagacctctacatgctttgtaagtaggaaaacctgcaaaatcggcagtgtatcaaatacttgttctccccactgtatatactgagatcatgtgacacttaaagtaCACCTGCGTGCAatctatttaactaattatgtgacttctgaaggtaattggttgcactagatcttatttaggggcttcatagcaaatgggctgaatacatatgcacgcaccatttttccgttatttattttttaggatttcttgaaacaagtaatttttttaatttcacttcaccaatttggactattttgtgtatgtccattacatgaaatccaaataaaaatccatttaaattacaggttgtaatgcaacatcacaggaaaaacgccaagggggattaatacttttgcaaggcactgtacctccaCTTGCTGGTAGGCCTGTAATAGGTCTAACTTTGTGAACTGTTTACCCCCGGCTAGAGTAGCAAACAAGTCCTGGGTCTTTGGTAAGGGGTACAGGTCCACATCCACCCATGCATTTACAGTCACCTTGTAATCATGACATATTCTGACACCCCTGTTTGTCTTTGGAACGCAAACTATAGGTGCTGCCCATTCACTATATTCTATGGGTGTGATCACTCCTTGTTTTTCTAGCTCTGTAAGCTGTTTGTCTACTGCCTCACTGAGTGCATAAGGCACAGGTCTAGCCATACAAAACTTTGGAACAGCTTTCTCTGACACTTGGATTTTGGCTTTAACTCCATTTActacacccatttcaccactaaacacctctGTATATTTATCGCACAGCTGTGCAACTGGGTCTGACAGATGGTTCACTCTTGACCAATCTAATTTTAGGTGCTGAATCAAGTTTCTCCCCATTAGCGTAGGACCCTTCCCTTTTGACACTAATAGGGGTAGTGGTAACACCTGAGCACCCCATTTAACTTTAACCTCCAGCTTTCCCAATAAGTGAATAGGCTGAGCTGAGTAAGTTCTCAAAACAACATCACATGGTTGCAGTTTATGCTTCTTAAATCTGCTGTTGTACAGCTTCTCTGAGATAATAGACATGGCAGCACCAGTATCTACGTCCATCTTTATATTTTCCCCATTACATCTCACCATGACCATATATGGTTTCACATACTCACGATCACTACACACAGTAAAAAGTCCCAAGTCCTTTTCTGACTGGTAATTTCCGACTGTGCTGGACCCTGCAGGCAATAGCAGATGTTAAAATCTCCCCGTATATGCTGCGCTTAACATCTTGCCCTACAGCTCCTTACTGGCAACTCCATAAACTAGCTGATCCCTCAGCTGCTCCTCTAGTGCAGCCCCAAACACACATGTAGCCGCCAGTCCCTTTAGCGATGCTATATACTCAGCTAACGTCTCTCCCGCCAACTGTTTCCTATTCCGAAAAACATACCTCACATAATACATTTCTCAATACACCACACAGGGATACTCATGAACAGGatatcaactccatattaatgcccataattttgaAAAATGTACacaggtgtccacatagttttggTAATGTAGTGCACTTTAGATGTAGTTATTTGTAGGCATGCACTGTATACGGTGTTGAGACAATCTTGATTTACTCACCAACCTCATTCTAAGCCTTAGGGAgagtactaagctaacatatggaattgttttaaatgGTCATACATGATCATTTAGCTATATGAATTTGTGGGACCCTTTAGTTATCAAAATATTAAATTATTTGATAAATACATAACTtagcctttactactatagcccatagaaacgcattgaatgaCACCTTTATAAATGCAACGTTTTGaagtctgtcctatatctaggtgATGGCTcaataaatgtttttttgggcACATCTTTAACCCCTTACGTATGTTGGCacaactacctccatacttccatttgtttgtatgggttaccttcagaggAGTCTGTGAAAGTTGTGGGGGCCATAGAGCAAAACGGAACCATGTTcgtgagtctcccctttccatagcacggctggcccttaaaagtacacggagagctgaCATTGATGACAtacatgtcagtctctcctgtctcagagtggaagagagatttacttcatcactgcttgtttatttgagaggtgtcgacgagctgaatgtaccgagctgtctgtttggaacaCTGGCACACAGCTCTGACATCCATACATAACCCACAAGACAtgacaccagaggtctcttcacagtccccaagtccagaatggactatgggaggcgcacagtactacatagagccatgactacatggaactcgattccacatcaggtaactgatgcaagcagtagaatcagattttaaaaaacaggtaaaaatacaccttgtggaacagcggggactgtgaagagacacacacacaggtacatacacacatgcatatagACGCTCActctacacacgtacacatggatgtagtcccgtgtagctcagttggtagagcatggcgtttgcaacgccagggttgtgggttcgattccaacggggggccagtatgaaaatatatgcactcactaaaactgtaagtgctctggataagagtgtctgctaaatgactcaaatgtaaaaaatgtaatgttgtattgtaaatatgtgatagtggagtattggcctgagggaacacaataAATGTactgggtaaagtgttatgaaatataatgtgtTTTAAATGGTatgtaactgccttaatgttgcaggaccccaggaagagtagctgctaccttggcatTAGCTaataggccaaaccgttcagacgctacagatgttgtcgtgagaagaccaatttttgtGATGTCACATGGTCTGACAAACTCTGCTGTAGCTCGGCCCCCATCCACCGCAAATGCAGAAGGGCAACataggcggatgcagtggattgagaagCAGTCCATGCAAAAACCTGATatttctagcttaaactgatggatttttttATGTTACCCAAATTGATTCACATGTGCGTCAACAGATTTTTAACCTGTAGCTCATTCCTCCTGCTAGTCCATTTATCGCACCACAGGCTCCTAAAGAATGGATTCAGTGTACTTGATCTTTACAATGCCTGGAACGGTTTAACTTATCAATGAACTAATATATTCTGTACAGACTACAGATCGTCTTAGAACATGTACACTTTTCTAAACCAAGTATTGTTGGTGAAATCATCGAACTGCATAGTATGAGAATTCAGACCTTAAATGGATCCATTGAGATCCAAAGAGAATGGCAGTAGGCACTAGCAGGGAAGCTTAGCTAGCATAAGGTGTCACCTGGGACTTATTCACAAACATTGACACAACTAAGACACATTTGCCTGTTGTAGTCGACTGTCTGTTTGGCCTCATGGACATGGATGAAATTGTATATGCATTCAATTGTCTACTTTTATGTAAGAAGTTAGACTCTGTGTTGATGGACAATCTCTAGTCTAGCATACGTCAACAGACGACTACAGTTTATATTTTGTCACAATCTTACTGTGTCTGCAGCCTTTTTGCACAACACATTTCTACCTGACCACTGAGGTTGCACCTGCAAAAGCCCCTGGCAGGAACTTCATTAGCATTCATTAAAAGGTGCACTTGGTTAAACTCAACCAGTGCAATGGGTAGGTAGAGTTCACTCTTTAAAACCATCGGATTGGTCCATGATGTGCAAACCCTCCAGCACACCAGCTGAATGAAATCAAGCGCACCTAATCTCAATTGGGAAGTTGGACCAATGGAAATGATGTTCAGTGGCTGGCAGCTGTACCTAATTAACCAGCCAGATTAGAAGGGTCTAAGATTACTTTATAAGGCACAGCAAGAAAAGATAATCAGATATAATAAGGGGGATCTCCTGGTAAGGCTTCTGGCTATCATTAGTTCTGAAtactgtgtttttttgttttagaaAAAAATGGATGTGAATTTTGGTCTGTCTTTGAGGTAAGTTGTATCGCCCTAGTTTGTTTCCCTTGTCTCTCAGGTTTTACAGGTAGCTGTGTTTAACTGATTaggatgtttattttttatttagattTACTTGGATTTGTTGCCTGCTGATTGTAGGGATAACCTGTTATCCTCCACCTAAAGGTGTGTTCTACACATTCAGttaaaataacattattttgtGTAGTTCAAAGAACTTCAAATGCTGGTATTTtactatttttgacattttgtctcGTTTCCTAGGTGACTATAGATATCTTCCCCAAATTGCAACAAAGGGAACCGGCTCCTACGCCCCCGCAACAAAGGGAACCGGCTCCTACGCCCCCGCAACAAAGGGAACCGGCTCCTACGCCCCCGCAACAAAGGGAACCGGCTCCTACGCCCCCGCAACAAAGGGAACCGGCTCCTACGCCCCCGCAACAAAGGGAACCGGCTCCTACGCCCCCGCAACAAAGGGAACCGGCTCCTACGCCCCCGCAACAAAGGGAACCGGCTCCTACGCCCCCCGCAACAAAGGGAACCGGCTCCTACGCCCCCGCAACAAAGGGAACCGGCTCCTACGCCCCCGCAACAAAGGGAACCGGCTCCTACGCCCCCGCAACAAAGGGAACCGGCCCCTACGCCCCCGCAGCAACGGAAGCACCCGGCCCCAACGCCCCCGCAGCAACGGAAGCACCCGGCCCCAACGCCCCCGCAGCAACGGAAGCACCCGGCCCCAACGCCCCCTCAGCAACGGAAGCACCCGGCCCCAACGCCCCCTCAGCAACGGAAGCACCCGGCCCCAACGCCCCCTCAGCAACGGAAGCACCCGGCCCCAACGCCCCCTCAGCAACGGAAGCACCCGGCCCCAACGCCCCCTCAGCAACGGAAGCACCCGGCCCCAACGCCCCCTCAGCAACGGAAGCACCCGGCCCCAACGCCCCTCAGCAACGGAAGCACCCGGCCCCAACGCCCCCTCAGCAACGGAAGCACCCGGCCCCAACGCCCCCTCAGCAACGGAAGCACCCGGCCCCAACGCCCCCTCAGCAACGGGAAGCACCCGGCCCCAACGCCCCCCTCAGCAACGGAAGCACCCGGCCCCAACGCCCCCTCAGCAACGGAAGCACCCGGCCCCAACGCCCCCTCAGCAACGGGAAGCACCCGGCCCCAACGCCCCCTCAGCAACGGAAGCACCGGCCCCCACTAGCACGGAAGCACCCGGCCCCAACGCCCCCTCAGCAACGACTGACCCAAATACCTTAGGTGAAGCGACAGGCGCCCCTGCCTCGGCAGAAGCGACAGGCGCCCCTGCCTCGGCAGAAGCGACAGGCGCCCCTGCCTCGGCAGAAGCGACAGGCGCCCCTGCCTCGGCAGAAGCGACAGGCCTTGAACAGGAGGGCCAACTTCTCAAGCAACTTGGATTTTAGCAGCAGTGATGGTTCTCAGGATGTTTGGTCCGATGTCGGTGACAATGAACGCACTCAAGATGTCAGCTCCAGTAGTACTCAAGGCAGCATCGTTGAACAGTCTGTTCTCATTCCAATCTAGTTACAAATCGATTTATGAGAATGGCAAAACTGTCTTCTCCCAAACCTGCTACACCCCTGGGGAGGTTATACCTTTTGGATTGCAGAGATGCTCCCAAGGACTGTAGTGATGTTGGCATCTCTGAACCAAGCATATCCCCACCTGGTAAACTCTCAACCTGCTAAAGGAACCCCACCACAAGGAAAGGCTCCTGGGAGTGTAAAGTTGTACATTGCATCATCTGAACTTTGTTTCTGATTTTGTTGTCCTTTTGTACTAATTATCTATCAATAGAATTCTAATGGTGGATTCATCCTTTGGCTGCTCCAATGGTAGTACTTGATTTAAATAACCGGAAATGATGACAATTCTGAGTTGTTGCTGACGCTTTCTTTTGTTCCACTGTATGCGTTTGATTCGGCCAGGGAGTTCCTCCTGCATTACTTGAACAATAAAATATTGTTGTGCCTACTTGTGTTTGAAATACTGAGTTCTTTAATGTCTACCTTTGGCTTGCTGATTGCGAACAGTGTGGGTTGCCAGTGGAGTTTGTAGTGAAAGGGAATGTGGTTCAGTTCCTAATCATTTGGTTTTCAAATCTTTTGTTAAATTCCAAGATTGGCTCTACATTAGCGGCACagaccacgtttacatgcacactaatatcCCGTTATTTCGGATACTGACTTATTCTGTTGACGCATAAACATATCCCGTTTACAATAACCTGAAAAAGCTTATCCCGGTTATCAGAAACCTGAATAAGATGCCTGCAATATGCTGATTGATGAAGgggatactgtggcatgtaaaAATCTTATCCCGTCTGTGCAGGCTCAGTTTCGCATATCATGGGTGCTGTGTTCATCTGTCAAACAAATCACGTcaaagtaggctacctgcgcatTTCAATCCACAATGTAGCCTATTGAATAATGGCTACTTTCACCCCTAATATAGACAAGCTTCTGGTTATTTCTGACATTAGGTAGGCCATTTGTCTACTCTAGTTTAATAGATGCAGCTTCCTGTCATTACCtgttgccccagaagactaaaGTAGTGCTCACTTGATGTTTTACATTGAGAGAATTAATGCATTGGTAATCAAATACTGTTAAAAGTATATATTTAGAGACCAGGTAGAACGCTATAACTCCAACCGTGGAAATGAGAAGCTGAGAATGGGAACTTCAGTTTGTCTTGGGTGcttattttatgtggttgaaatgctGTCTGCTTGCGAAAAGTCAAGGATAACACATTACACGTGCATTTGCATTTCCCCAGAGACGCTGATATAAATATTTATCCACTCGTGTTCCCAAGACAATTTAAAGTTACATTTGTATCATTTCACCGCAAGAAATCCATAATTCTGCAGAAGTTAATATTACATGTAAGGTTATAGGCCTGCagtcagtgtccatatttcagatactattccatttaacccatacaCCTAAATGaggaatattctgtttattcatgAATACAGGGTGTTGCATCCTAAGATGCTGGGTCCTTTTACTGAAGACTCCGAAGCATACTTACTGTATAATAAACAGAACAGATTTATTTAATGTTCTCCTTAACACATTCCAGTTGACCACTCTCTATAGTGTCTTCAGCCCAGCTCCCCAACACATCATTGAACTTTCGCCGCCCTTGCATCACCTAATC
Proteins encoded in this window:
- the LOC123483367 gene encoding S-antigen protein-like, with amino-acid sequence MDVNFGLSLRFTWICCLLIVGITCYPPPKGDYRYLPQIATKGTGSYAPATKGTGSYAPATKGTGSYAPATKGTGSYAPATKGTGSYAPATKGTGSYAPATKGTGSYAPATKGTGSYAPRNKGNRLLRPRNKGNRLLRPRNKGNRLLRPRNKGNRPLRPRSNGSTRPQRPRSNGSTRPQRPRSNGSTRPQRPLSNGSTRPQRPLSNGSTRPQRPLSNGSTRPQRPLSNGSTRPQRPLSNGSTRPQRPLSNGSTRPQRPSATEAPGPNAPSATEAPGPNAPSATEAPGPNAPSATGSTRPQRPPQQRKHPAPTPPQQRKHPAPTPPQQREAPGPNAPSATEAPAPTSTEAPGPNAPSATTDPNTLGEATGAPASAEATGAPASAEATGAPASAEATGAPASAEATGLEQEGQLLKQLGF